The stretch of DNA ATCAGTCCACAGTGACTGAGTTCATCCTTGCTGGATTAACAGACAAACCAGAGCTGCAGCTGCCTCTGTTCCTCCTTTTCCTTGGAATCTACCTGTTTACAGTGCTGGGGAACCTGGGCATGATCATCCTGATCCTGCTCAGCTCCCACCTGCacacccccatgtacttcttcctcagcagTCTATCCTTCATTGACCTCTGTTACTCCACTATCATCACTCCCAAAATGCTGGTGAACTTCGTGGCAAAGAAGAATGTCATCTCCTATGAGGAATGTATGACTCAGCTCTATTTCTTCATTGCTTTTGTTATATCTGAGTGTCACATGTTGGCTGCCATGGCATATGACCGCTATGTTGCCATTTGTAATCCCTTGCTCTACAATGTCACTATGTCTTACCAAGTCTGTTCCTGGATGGTAGGTGGGGTGTATGGCATGGGCTTCATCGGTGCAGCAGTTCATACTCTCTGCATGCTAAGAGTGGTTTTCTGTAAGGCTACTATAATAAACCATTACTTCTGTGATCTTTTCCCATTGATGGAGATTGCCTGCTCCAGCACCCTTGTCAATGAAGTAGTACTTCTATGCCTCAGTGCTTTCAACATCTTTATTCCAACCCTGACCATCTTGGGTTCTTACATCTTCATCATTGCCAGCATCCTCCGTATCAAATCCACTGAGGGCAGATTCAAAGCCTTCAGCACCTGCAGCTCCCACTTTTCTGCCGTTGCTGTCTTCTTTGGTTCCCTGGCATTCATGTACCTGCAGCCCTTCTCAGTCAGCTCCAAAGACAAAGGCAAGGTGTCCTCTGTGTTTTACACTACTGTGGTGCCCATGCTGAATCCCATgatctacagcctgaggaacaggGATGTCAAACTTGCTCTAAATAAGTTATTCCAAAAAAAGAAGTTCCATTTGTAAAGAAATATTCATCATAGCAAAAATATACCATATCTAGGAAATACGTATAGGAAAAATTTGTTTAGGAAAAATTCCAGAGACAACAATATGTGTCCATCCATAAGAGTACTGTTAGTATGTGATTGTTTTGGTGGAAAAAGGGGATATTCAGGGAGGAATGGATTTATAACTATTTCACATAGAGAAAACAAATCTTGAATGTTCCATAGTTCACCTATAGGGAGTAGCCTATAAAAcctacaaatatatttttaatccatCAAAGGAT from Onychomys torridus chromosome 7, mOncTor1.1, whole genome shotgun sequence encodes:
- the LOC118587455 gene encoding olfactory receptor 150, encoding MAEGNQSTVTEFILAGLTDKPELQLPLFLLFLGIYLFTVLGNLGMIILILLSSHLHTPMYFFLSSLSFIDLCYSTIITPKMLVNFVAKKNVISYEECMTQLYFFIAFVISECHMLAAMAYDRYVAICNPLLYNVTMSYQVCSWMVGGVYGMGFIGAAVHTLCMLRVVFCKATIINHYFCDLFPLMEIACSSTLVNEVVLLCLSAFNIFIPTLTILGSYIFIIASILRIKSTEGRFKAFSTCSSHFSAVAVFFGSLAFMYLQPFSVSSKDKGKVSSVFYTTVVPMLNPMIYSLRNRDVKLALNKLFQKKKFHL